In Candidatus Vicinibacter proximus, the genomic stretch CCACATTCTGTACAGCTATAGGACGCTAACAATGTCCGACGATCAAGATCAAAAATGTCTTTAGCGCCAAATGATTCAGAAGCTTCAATTTGATCATTTTGTTTCAGTCCAAGCATACCTCTTGCTTCATTTTCAATAACAGGAATGTTTGATATTTTTCCTCGAGATTCCAGATTACTGAAATAACTATTTGGAAAAGCAAGAAAAATATGAAGATGCTTTGAATAAGGCAGATATAGGATGAATCCGTAGATAACAAGCAAATGAAGCCACCATCCAGCCCTTTCTAAAATAACCAGCAATCCTTCAGATTGGGCTTGAAAAACATTCTCTGATAAAATTCCTGAAAGAAATAATGTTCCTGTACTAGGGTAGTGGGAAGGGTTGATTTGTTGCAACAATTGATCTGTTGAATTCATGGTAAATATTCCGGTGATCAATAATATTTCACCAAATAGAATCAAGTTGGCATCCAAGCTTGGCCATCCAATTAGTTCAGGTTTCCTAAAGCGCAGGACTTTAATTATGTTCCTTCTGAACAAAAACACAAACGTAGCAACAAAGGCTAATACAGATATTAGTTCAATGAAATTTATCAGAAAAGTATAAAAGCCTCCAAGAAAGCTGGCAAACATCCTGTGTATTCCAAAAAGTCCATCCAACAAAATCTCAATTAACTCCAACTGAGTGAACAGAAAAGCCACATAAATGAATAAATGGAAAATCCCAGAGACTGGACGTGAAAACATTTTTTTTTGGCCTAATGCAAACAATACCATGTTTCGAAGTCTTTCAGACGATGACCCTCCAGTGGGTTGTGGTTTACCCAAATTAATATTTTGATAAATTTCATAAAACTTACCTGTAGCTTTATAAAATACATAAACACTGATGATGAGGAAAATCAGAATTTGAATCATAATTGCAGTTTACAACGTATTTTTGAGCAAGTTAACCGGGTTACTTTAAGCGCTCAAAATAACATGATAATTTTAAATAAGCAGCAAATAGAGAAAAAAATTAGAAGAATGGCAATGGAGGTTTATGAACGCCATGCCGACCAAAAGTCAATTGTGTTGGCGGGTGTAAACCAAAAAGGCTATTTTTTAGCCAGGATGCTCCAAAAGGAATTACAGGATCTATGTAACCTTTCTGTAATTCTCGCCCGACTAAAAATTAATGCAGCAGCCCCGCTTCAGGAAGAAGTGGAGTTAGATATAGATAAGAATGTAATTGGCAAAAGTGTGTGCATTATTGTGGACGATGTAAGCAACTCCGGCAGGACGATTTTTTTTGGTTTTAAAGCATTTATGTCCACAATTCCTAAAAAAGTAGAGGTATGCGTACTCGTAGAACGGATGCATAAACAATTTCCGATTAGTGTGGATTATTTTGGCCTTCGATTGGCTACTACCATTAAACAAAATATTGAAGTCAAGTTCGAAGATGAATGCGCTTCACTTGCAGAGATGTACTGATGGATAATCATCAAAACTACTTAAACTATTTTGCCTTAGGGATTACAGTGGATGACTTTAATGCATCCATCGTGGCTTTGTAACCCAATTCGTATAATTCGTTACTGAAACTAAGTTCGAAGCGGTTGTATTTGTTGATCAATTCCGATTCTATCAGGATGTCCGCTTTAAGTTTCTCAACATTGGTGTTATTGCTGATTGTGACCTCAAGAACTCTGGTCATTATGTTGCCAAAACTGCTTAAATCATCATCGCTCCTGGGTACTAAAGGAAACAGATTTGAGGCTATAATCATGTCACAGCGATCGATTAAAGGGCTAACTGGAAGATTCATAACAATTCCACCATCAAGATATTTGCTCCCATTCATTGAAACCGGTCTAAACAAAACAGGTACCGAACATGAAGCCATAATCGGCTTATGCACTTCACCTTTTTCAAATATTTCCAAGGCCCCGGAATTCATATTTGTGGC encodes the following:
- a CDS encoding (Fe-S)-binding protein, encoding MIQILIFLIISVYVFYKATGKFYEIYQNINLGKPQPTGGSSSERLRNMVLFALGQKKMFSRPVSGIFHLFIYVAFLFTQLELIEILLDGLFGIHRMFASFLGGFYTFLINFIELISVLAFVATFVFLFRRNIIKVLRFRKPELIGWPSLDANLILFGEILLITGIFTMNSTDQLLQQINPSHYPSTGTLFLSGILSENVFQAQSEGLLVILERAGWWLHLLVIYGFILYLPYSKHLHIFLAFPNSYFSNLESRGKISNIPVIENEARGMLGLKQNDQIEASESFGAKDIFDLDRRTLLASYSCTECGRCTSVCPANITGKKLSPRKIVMDIRDRLEEVGRNIKLNKMEKATSYDDGKSLFDYISKEEIYACTTCNACVEACPILINPMDPILQLRRYDILMNSGGPSDWLPMFNSLENNQSVWQLPESRDAWTTKA
- a CDS encoding phosphoribosyltransferase encodes the protein MIILNKQQIEKKIRRMAMEVYERHADQKSIVLAGVNQKGYFLARMLQKELQDLCNLSVILARLKINAAAPLQEEVELDIDKNVIGKSVCIIVDDVSNSGRTIFFGFKAFMSTIPKKVEVCVLVERMHKQFPISVDYFGLRLATTIKQNIEVKFEDECASLAEMY
- a CDS encoding patatin-like phospholipase family protein — its product is MRIGLALSGGGSRGSFHIGVLAAFDELKIEPCIISGTSAGALVGSLYAAGVKPLQILEVANNVKWYNLLTTSFAKDGITNLGFLENLLNRYIPENEFKYLKIPFLVTATNMNSGALEIFEKGEVHKPIMASCSVPVLFRPVSMNGSKYLDGGIVMNLPVSPLIDRCDMIIASNLFPLVPRSDDDLSSFGNIMTRVLEVTISNNTNVEKLKADILIESELINKYNRFELSFSNELYELGYKATMDALKSSTVIPKAK